The genomic interval TTTTTGGAAAGAGAGGCCTTATCGGTCTGTCGATGAGGCGGGCTGAGAGAATAGCGGATTCGCTGGGTTTACCTTCCCTCTTTATGAAACCACCGGGGATCTTTCCGGCAGCGTAGAACCTTTCCTGGAACTCAACGGTGAGAGGTACAAAGTCGATTCCTTCCACTGCTTTGTCTGAAATGTTTGCGGTTGCCAGAACAACTGTGTCACCAAACCTCACCAGGGCTGAACCACTCGATTGTTTCGCTACTTTTCCGTACTGAACTACGAGTTCTCTTCCAAGGATGTTACGTCGCCATTCCTTCATATTCCTATCACCTCTACCCAATCAATTTAAATCAGGAAGCGGGCAACAAGCCCGCTTCCCCCTCCTTAGAATTTTATTTCCTGATTCCTAACTTGGCGATGAGTTCTCGATAAACTTCCGGTTTCTTGTGTCTCAGGTACTTCAACATTTTTCTTCTTCTTCCGATCATCTTCATGAGTCCTCTTCTGGAGTGGAAATCCTTTGGATGCTTTCTCAGGTGCTCTGTCAAATGTTTGATCCTCGCAGTGAGAAGAGCGATCTGCACCTCAACGGATCCTGTGTCGTTCTCGTGGATCTGGAATTCCTTGATGATTTCGTTTTTCTTTTCAGGGTCGAGAGACACCACCGAACACCTCCATTTTATCAGTCTCCGCCAGCCCAGGTTCTTCCCCAGACTGGGGTCAAGGATGATTATACCACAAAAACATACCCCGGCATGTGCCGGGTTGTGGAGCGGGCGACGGGATTCGAACCCGCGACCCCCAGCTTGGGAAGCTGGTGCTCTACCAGCTGAGCTACACCCGCTCGTTCGTTGATTATTTTATCATACATTGGGGAAACCTTTCAAGAGTTTCTCCCTCTTGACAACCTAACGGGGTGATGCTATATTATAAAAACGGGATTAGACGGTGCGGGGTGGAGCAGTCTGGCAGCTCGTTGGGCTCATAACCCAAAGGTCGTGGGTTCAAATCCCACCCCCGCTACCAGATCGATATGAACAGCCCGGCCGTTTTGGCCGGGTTATTTTGTTTTTATGGGTTCTTGCCTTAAGTGTTCGTGGATAGAAAAGGATATGACTGTATCCAGTGAAAGAAAACGAAGGCATGAGAACGGGGTAAACCAGAAAAGGTTCGTATCCATTCAAGGGAAGACTCCTTTTTCCCAGTGTTCTACTTTTCCCTCGATGATCAGAAACACAGGACTGGCGTGGATATCCTTTTCGCTTTTCAATGTTTCATATCGCTCTGGATCTCTTTTCTGAAGTTTCTTGAGGAGGTGGTGAAACTCATATTCAAGTTGGCCCTTCGTGACCGGGATCTTTTCCTTGAGTTCCACTACCTCTATCTTCCTGATGTCAAAGCGGTAGCCCCTCCTTTCCGCTTCCCTCCATACCTCAAAGAGGTAGGCGTTTATGGCCTTTAACGGCTCTGAATGGTTTTTAAAACGTTCAAGCTGCGGGTGGTTTCTGTACCCCCTGGTCTTTCCTTCGAGCACTTTTTTAGCCAGTAAACTTTCCCTCCAGAGTGCCACGAGCCCTTTGGCGTCAAGGTATTTTGGGTGGAGCGACCAGAGACGCAGGTTCTCACCTCCACAGGTATGGTACTATGCTATAGCCCGTCCAGAAGAGCGGGCCGAGGTTCAGAAGAAAGTGTGGTATGAACGTGAAAACCATGTTTCCGGACTGACGCCATACCACTATGTGGATGAACCCTGAAATGGTCGTCATCAGCACAAACGCCACCCCAAAGAATCCCTCGGGACTTGCTACATGGAGGAACTTTGTCCAGAACATCGTGTGTATTAGCCCCACGAAGGCGGCGAAGAACACCAGGCCTGCAAGGCGATATCTGAGCCTGGGTTTTTCAGGGTACAGGTCCCATGAATCAAACAGGTAGAGCCAGAGTATCTGTTCGGTCGAAGCATTCACCGGAGCCCACAAAAGTGCCGTAAGGAGAACACCAAACCGGTCAACTTCCTCAACTCTAATCCGTGCCTGGTAGGCAAAGAATAGGGCCGTGAGTATTACAAGGACGTTCACATAGAACCACTTGGGAGGCTTTTTCGGGAAGGGTGTTCCATAGCCTACAACGCCTCTTCTCAGCTTCACAAGGCCCCAGGCGAGGGAGTAGTAGATAAGCATGGGAATGAGGACCCCGCTCAGATCATAGAGCCATCCCGCCACAGCAGGGAGAGAGAAGGCTATTACAGCTGAAAGCAGGAGGTCAAGGTGCTTTGGTCTCCATGAAGTCGGGTCATAGGTTTTCACTCCGGACATCTCACTGACCTCCACCAAACAGGAAATCAATCAGTTTCTTTTCCTTATAAAGCCTTTTGCGAAACTCCATTATGGGCAGGTCACCCTGGACGAGGACATCTTTCCTTATGTCCCTCTCCTGGGTCTCCACAACTCTCCTATCCTGGTGGAGGATTATCCTGTTTAAGGGCATGCTTAAACGGGCTATGATGGAATCAACGGGTTTCAATCCCGTCATTTTCACGTAAAAGCGGAGGTATATCATGGTTTTCTGCCTGTCCACGGGAACAAAAAAGGCTACCACTCTCGTACCTTCACTTATGTGGTTCTGCCAGAGGTTGGGAAATATGAACTCAAGGTAAACCCTCGACTCCTCCCCGCTGAGTTCCTCGGGTCTTTTGACCCTCTGCCCCCTATCGACCTCGTTGAACACGTAAAAAATGAAACTGTCTTCGTCTATCCACTTGACGACGGGGCCGTGGACCAGGGTCCTGTTTCCCCGGCCTATGGTGGTTCTGTGGACGAAAGGTAGGTGCATGACGTCGAGCTGGTTCTCAACCGCCCTCGGGAACGGGACGTTCCAGAGCTCCCTGAACTCCGCATAAGCGAAGTCCTCATCTATATCATCGAAGAACTTTGGCTCCTTCTCTGGCTCTCCTTCTCCGAACCAGAGCCATATTATGTTATTTTTTTCGTAAACCGGGTATGAATTAACCCTAAATCTATCAGGAACTTTGTAGTTCTTCCCGAGGGCCGGTATAAGCCTCACCCTGCCGTTACCGTCGTACTCAAACCCGTGAAAGGGGCACTGGATTCTATCGTTTATAACCTTCCCCGCTGAGAGCCTAGCCCTCCGGTGCACGCAGAAGTCTTCCAGGGCGTAGACTTTTCCCAAGCTGTCCCTCCAGAACACCAGGTCTCTCCCGAGTCGCCTAACTCCAACGGGTTTTCTCCTCACCTCATTCGATGAAAGAACTGCAAACCACATTGAAGACACTTCTTGCGGCGCCCCCCCATCGTCCGTTGTTTGTTTTTTCTTAATGATACCATAGTTTTGGAATTGGAAAAAACGAGAGTGATCTCAGAACGGTCGAATGAGGAGGTGATTGTGGTGATAAGGAAAACTGTGAAGGGTACAGACGGCAGAGAGTACACTTTTGTAGCAAAAGAAGGAACGTTTGAAGAGCTTACAGGGCTTGGTACGACCATCAGAGGGCACATACCTGGAACGGACTCACCTTTCTACGGCATTTTAGAAGACGGAGAAGAAGGCCTCAGAGCCTGGATTATGACGTTTCGTGTTGTAAACCGTGTTCCCATCGACAATGAGACAGAAGAAGAACTTGTTCGTCTCTTTTTACCACTTGTGGAACGAAGAAGAATAGACCGCTCTATCTTGCTGTACGTTGAATGAATAGGACAGCCCGGTCGAAATGACCGGGCTTTTTGTTTTTTACTTGCCAAATTGTTCCAGGGCTGAAAGGAATGTTTGGTATCACGGTCTTTTGATTACACTCAATTTTAATATCTCAACCGCTCACCCCTCAAACCTCTGAAGAGAAATCAACACACCTCCTGCGATGAGCGCCATGGAAGTGGTTATGAAGATGTGCGCCGTTGCAACGTAACTGGAAAGAAATCCAAAGAAACCATAGGAAACGGGCAGTAGCGAGAAAGATACGGCTGAGATCAGAGAAAAGATCTTTCCTCTCATTTCCTCAGGTATTGCCAGTTGAAGCAGTGTGATAACGTTTATGTTGAAAAGGGTTTGAAAGATTCCAATGAGGAAATACATGGCAAACATAAGCCAATGGTTACCCGTCATGGCAAACACGAAAACAGCCAGCCCGTATCCCATCAGATTCAAACCCAGGGTTTTCGCACTGGCTCTTGTTTTTATCGTTGCCATCAGAAATGTAACAATCAGCCCTCCAAACGACAGCATACTCATCAACGTTCCATAAACCCACTCGCTCTTTCCCAGTTTCGAGACGTGCTCAGGTAGCAGAACGTGCATTGAACCTGTGAAGAAGTTCATGATGGCAATGACCAGTATCGTCACCAGGATGAACCTCACCGATCTTATGTACAAAAGAGCAGATTTTATGTCCTGCCACATCTTCCTTTCTTTTGATACTTTCTTCAGATGCTTTTCTTCAACCTTTATGAACATCTCAAAGATTCCTGAGATCAAAAAGGACAGAGAATTTATGAGAATCACTCCTGCAAGTCCCACTACCTTCAGAAGGAAGCTTCCAAGGGCAGGTCCAAGTATTTTTGAGAGGTTCTTCAGCAACCTGTAGAGTGAATTCGCTCTGACCAGGTTTTCTTTTCTGACCAGATCGGGAAGCAGGGAATCAACTGCTGGATTGAAGAAAGAATCGAACACAGAGACAAGGACGGTGACGATCAAAAGAAGCGCCATCGTTAACTCTGAGAGGTACTCCATGAGAAACAGACTCATAAACAGAACTCCTCTGAGAAGATCCATAACGACCATCATGTTTCTTCTGCTGTGCCTGTCCACCACCGTTCCAGCGAAGGGACTCACTATTATGGCAGGAAGAAAAGAGGATATCATGAAGAGGCCCACGTATTCGCTCGAGCCGGTTTTCGAGTAGAGCCACCACGCCAGCGCAACCTGATAGATCCTGGTGCCGATCAGCGAAACGAACGAACCGGCGGCGAAAAGAAGGAGGTTTCTGTTCAACCCCTTTCACCCCCTCTATACGTTCTTCAATCTGAAGGTGTAGGTGCTGACACTGAGATTGAAGTCTTCAAACCAGTAAACATAAAGGCAGTAGGTCTTGTTGATTCTCTGATCCGTCTCTTTCAGGGCCACCTCGACTTCGAACTTTTCCTCCCCACCAGGCTCAAGCGGAAAGATCTGAAAATCTCTGCTCAAGTAAATATTCTCCATCTCGCTTCTGTTTTCACACCACAGGTTGAAACACACCAGGTTGTTCGTGGTGTGGGCATTTTCGTTCCAGACTTTCACGGAGAAGATCTTTCTGTCGGGTTGCTCGTGAACAAGGGCTATCTCAGGATACTTCGGGGGCTGAACGCTCTCGGTGTCAAAAACGTTGTGACAGTTGCTGCAAAATCCAGAGTATCTTTTCACAGGTACGAGAGTGTTTTCGCTCTCCTTTATCGATAGGTAATTACCGCAGTACGGACACCTGGTGATTTTGTGAAGGTCTTCTTCTGCGCATCTGATCGTCATGTTTTCGCCGTACACCTCTATGAAGAACTTCGGATTCTGTGAAAGAAGATGATCAGCTAGGAATTTATAGATTCTTTCCTCCACCATCGACAGATTCTTATTCAATCTGTGCAGATCGAAGTTCTTCAGGTTTCTGTTTGCTTCATCCAGAACCTCCGTCTGCTCGTTTATCTTCGAGAAGTAATCGTGAACCTGATTCTGGATCTTCTTGTGCCTGAATCCCAGAAGTTCCAGTTTTCTCATGTTGAAATATCTTTTTGAATACACATCTACTCTTGGCTTTTTCCCCACTCCAAAGATAATTCTCAATGGCCCATTCACTTCTTCCCAGGAATACAAAAAGAGTTTGACACTGTTTTTGAGCGGATAGGGTATCACCGAGTAGAACACGTCTTTCTTTATCTCATTGTTGGAAAACACATAGAACCGCCTTTTCAATACTTCATTGAGAATGTCTTTCTCTGCATGAATCTCCAGAAGCCTCATTCCAGGAATTCTGTCGATATCTACAACTATTTCGTTTTTTTCCATTCTCAGCCTGTCTATTTCCAGTTTTTCTGGATTGGTCACCTTTGCGTTCGGAAAGCCATAGAGTATGTATGGGAAATAGTCCGAGCAGTGGTTGTAGGAATTCGTGTTCAGGATGTAGAGCACCTCTCCTGCTTCGAATCCATGAGAGATGAGATGGTGGAAAAGCAGAGCCTCACTGGTATAGCCTTGCTTTGGTCTATAAGAGCTGATGAGAACTTTCGCGTTCTTCAAAAAATTCATGCCGACATTTATGTAGTCTCCCTTCTCTGAGGTGGAAATGAGAGTGCTTGAACACGAGTCCATGAAGATACACTCGGCCTGGACATCCTGAGCGTAAACCCTTTTATATTCACAGTTCTGACAGTCCGGGAAGTGTCTGTATATCTCTTCCAGAGGGATGTCTCTGTTGATTCCGCAGATCTTTCCGTCACTCAGATGCAGATGCCTTCTGTTTCCATCTATCACCATGCTCAAACAGAGCTTTTTGTGCTTCATCCTGTCGAAGTTGTTCACCGTGCTTTCGTATCGCGTGAAAACTTCCGCGTTAAGTCTGTGTTTTATACTTTTGTTTTCCTTCCTCAAGATTATGAGATACTGCTGGGGATCAAGTGCGATCTGTTCCTGATAATTTGCGAGTTTTTCTCTCAGCAGATCGATGGAGAGGGCAGATATGACTCCAAAGTAAATGCCCCTGTCTCTGGAGTATTCATATGCCTTCCTCAGGAAATTCTCCGTCAGCAGTTTTGGATCGCACACGATTATGAAGTCATTTTCTATCTCTTCCTTTCCTTCGAAGCTATCGGGGGACATTTCATGGATTCTGAATTCATCGAGAAAATCAGCCAATATCCTGGCTGAAAGACCATATTCATCCCCTCTGAAAGTCACAACCTCAAGCATTCGACATTCCCCCCTGATAGTTGATCATCGATATATCGATACATCGATTCGAGCATCGGGAACAATTTAACTTACATTCTTCATTTGTTGGTATAAAATTCAAAGCCTTAGAATATTCTCTTAATAGATAATCCTCTGATATTAAAGTTTTCTGGATCTTCCAAGGACAGTATTTATCAGTATATTCCTCAAAGTACCACGCTGCATTTATACCAAACTCATTCAGGAGATTCTCAAGATCACTGACAGTATTGAAGTTTTTGCTGTGCAAATAGTGCAATAAGAAAGCTATTTCTAATCCTCCCCTTGAAATCATTGGTTGGAGTAAAGAAATTGGATGAAACACCGTTGTTTCAAATTTTACAAGCGACTCATCTTCATTTTCATCTTTTTGTCTTTTTTCCACTTTTTCGTCAACAACATCATTTGATATAACCACAGGAAATCCTTCTTTCTTAACTTTCTCTACGATGTAAAGGAATCTGTCTCCAATATCCTTAAGCGACGGAAGTTTCACATACTGGAAAGGAGTGAAAGGTTTAGGATATAAAGGATTTATACCTATTTCCAAGCGCCCATCAGTATTCTTTAGTTTGTTCATTTGATGCCGCACCTTTATTATAAGATCTGCTATCTTATCTAAATCCTCAAATGTCTCGCCAGGTATGGCTAAGATAAAGTAAAGACCGAAATCTGGTATGCCATAGAGAGAAGAGATTTTAACCACTTCCAATATTTCCTCATCCTTTATTTCATGTTTACCAATTGCTTTGCGTAATCTTCCGCTCGTTTCTGGTGCTACAGTTATCTTTCTTTGGCCGGAAACTGCAGCAATCTCTATTATCCGCTTCGACAATTTTTCTAATCTCTGAGAACCGATTCTCACTCTTCCTCCTTTTTTTAAAATGTATTCAAGATAATGTTCTACAATCCTAGTTTCTAGTCCTTCATAGAAGAGTTTAATTATTTCCACATTAAACTGATCAATTGCTAGATCAACTATTTTCTTGAATGTTTCCCATCTTAAAGTCCTAGGTGGTTTTAACCTATGACCCATATAACAAAATCTGCATCTTTGGGTACATCCTCGTCTCACTTCTATAGAAAAAACTCTTTCCTCGTAAACGGTATTTTTAGTAACGAATATACTATGTGCTGGATGTGCGTTTATGTCAACAGGACTGGTTTGTCTCACCACACCCTTTTGAAAAAAACCGTGAATACAAGGCACGTAAACCCCTTCTATCTGAGAGACAGCCTGCAGGAATTTCACACGCTTTCCTATCACATTTCGATAAACTTTGTATAAATCTATGATTTTATGAATAACCTCTTCCGCTTCTCCTAAGACGATGATATCGCAAATTAGAGATAATGGCAGCGGATTATAATTAGCTATGGGTCCTCCACCTACTATAATAGGATCATTTTCTTCTCTGAGAAGATTGATCAATGGTATAGAACCCGCTTTCAAAATTTTGAAAGCATTTAACACGATTCCTTCATATTGAAAACCAATACCTATGAAATCACTATCTTTTAACTTGAAACCGTATTCGAAAGAAAAAGGCTGATCTTCATCTGTGTAACACCTATCAACAGCAACATCATCTCTAAAATACAGCTCTTTATACAGAGTCTGGATTCCTAGATTCGGCAAACCATACTTGTACATGTCAGGAAAAGCTAGAATGAAGATGATTTCATTGCCTTTTAAATTTTTGGAAGGAAGTATTCTCTCTTCTTCCTTATAAAGAAGAGAAGTTCTCATGTTTTCATCCCCCAAAATGACCCATTTCTTGTCCTTTGTACAAATTTTCATCCTTTACCTCTCACTTGAGCCATCGGTCTTTTTCGCTTCTCCTAAAAGTATATTATATACACTCTCTCAAAAAGTTTGCATTTCGCTCCCTGCATCTGTCCCGCCATCAGAATCAAAATCCTCCTCAACAATTCAGGAACCTTCCCACATCTGTACGGTGCCAATATTTCTCCCTCCGAGCAGATGGTAAAACACCCTATATGGTTTTCAAGTTTTAAAGAAAATTCCTCAATGATTTGAAAAGGACTTACAGAGCTGTTTTTTAGATCGTAAAATTTCTGTGAGCTTAAGTAAAAATGATTCTTTATGTATAGCAGAACGGGGGTTAGAAACCCTGACTTTCAACAGTTAAATCTTCCGAGTGTGACTTCTCCAGCAGGAGAGTGTGAACAACAGTTTTTTCCCTTACTGTCGTTTGATAATCATCAGAAGGACTGGGAAACACGAGCGTGTATAAGAGAGAAAGCAGAATAACTATTGTGAGAATGATCCTTACTCACGATTTTCATCCCCCTTCTTCATTAGAACAGATCTTTTGTGACCTTCCAAATCTTCCTGATTTTGAAAAGCCCTTTTCAAAGCGTTCTGCGATAGAGGATTTTCATTGAGATTTCATATTTTGTGTAATTTCACTCCTAACGTTACACAGCAGTGTGATAAAATAGCGTAAAATGAGAATTTTGGAGGGAAAGAATTGAAAAGTCATCAACTTTTGAAGGCACTATTTCAGTATGGATTTCTCTTCTCACGGCCACTTGTTACATACTGCTTCAAAACATGCCACGATGCAGCCTGGAAACATTACATAAGATTTCTGAAATACCGTCATGAAAAACTCTATGAGGAAGCTCTTTCAGAAATAGATAACGCAATAAAGGCTTGCAACTCGATCGCCTTTCGCTACTTTCTTCTTTCAGAAAAACTCACCGTGCTCGGTTATATGGGAAAACACGAGGAAGGAATAAAACTTTACTCTCACTTACGCGGTAGAACGAGAAACGTTTCACCAAAACTCAGGAGTATATTTATTGGGAACCTTCTGAACTATTGCTCCATGTATCTACACAATGCTTTTGAATGTTTAGGAAGAATAAAGCCAGAGACTCATCATCTGGAGAAAACCTCGTATGCTTTTATACTGATAGGAAAAGCAAGATATATGGCAAGAACAGGGAACGTCAAAGAAGCGATAGAAGTCTACGAAAAAGCACTGAAAATACTGCAAAAGATTCCTCATCCTTCTGGAACAATCGCCTGTCTTAACGATATGGCATGGTATACAAAGGAGAAGGATCCAGGAAAAGCTAAAAATATGGCAAAAGAAGCACTCTACTGGAATGGATACTTTTTTGATGCTCCGCGATTCTATGCACTGGACACACTGTTTGAGATTCAAAGGGCGACTTTTGACCCCGCAGTTGTTGAAACTGCCAGGCTGATTGTGATCGCTTCTGAAGGGTTAAAAGACAACGCAAATGATCTCTTGAAAAAGGCACGGAGACTGTGTTTGAGATTGAACAATTCCCTCTACAAAAACACAAAATCTCTCCAGAGATTTCTGAAGAGAAACACCACATCCATCAAATACCTCTCAGAAATGACGGGTATCGCAAGAAACAGACTGAGCGACATATTAAACGGAAAAACACAAAAGATCAGGGGAGAAACGTTAAGAAAAATAGCAAAGGCTCTTGAAAAATCCAACATTTTGTCTTTTCCTGCACCCCTGTTAAATGAATGGGTGAAACTGAAGATAGAAGAGAATTTCTCGGCTTCATTGAGAGAAATAAAGACAAAAATTTTAGAGGAAAGACAAATCCTTTTTCTTGCCACCTACATGGCTCTTCTTGATAGAAAATTCCTTTCAAGGAAAGAAAGACTCAAAAAAGCATATACACTTCTTGAAGATATTGAGTCGTTCGCTGATTTCATGGCAAAAGATCACCAGACCATGGAATTTGTTGTTTCAATGGTGAAGGCTCATCCTTTCATTGAAGGAAGAAAAGAAGCGGTGAAGAAAGCCCTTGAAAGGATGAAAAGAAAGAGACTGGAAAGATTCGCCCTGAGATACATCGAGATGAAAGAGCACGACAGAAAACTTCTTGATAGATTTCTGAGGAACTACGGAAGGTACAATGGGGTGAGGTTTGGTGTCAGGCTAAAGGGCCCGGATGTAGTAAGGGAGTTTGCAAGGAGGTACTCTCTCAAGGTTCAGCCTCTGTTTGTTGCCTTCTGGTGCGAAGAGGACGGCAGAGTGAGAAGAAGACTGGAAAGAATCTTGAGGCATATGGTCCTGAATTGAACCCGGAGTTTCAGCCTTAGAATCTCTTTTTCCTGGTATAATTTAATCGAAATTGCCATATCATTTGTCATGATGGAAAAATGAGGGGTGAAAAACATGCGTAAAATTTTCACAGCTATCATTGAATACGATCCTGAAACAAAGCAATATGTTGGAATGGTTCCGGACGTTCCAGGTGTGCATACTGTAGGTAGTTCCTTAGAAGAAGTGAGAAGGAATTTAAAAGAGGTGCTTGAACTCGTATTGGAGGAAGCAGGAGATGAAATAAATCACCAGGAATTCGTGGCTCTTGAGATGATAGAGGTGGAAACTTGAGTTATCTTCCAATAGTTGATCCAAAAACTATGGAAAAGGTTTTACTGAAACTTGGATTTCAACGTGTTCGCCAAAAAGGAAGTCATGTGTTCTACAGGCACAGCAATGGCAGGTATACGACCATCCCATTTCATGCAAGAGACTTGCCCAAGTCACTTATAAGAAAAATCATCCGTGAAGCGGGTATATCAGTGGAGGAATTCAAGAAAGTACTTGAAAATCTGTGATCTCCTCAGGGAGGTTGGGAAGATGGAGACGCAAAAGGAGATGGTCTTCATCGCCATGGAATCGGAGGACGGAGGATACATCGCAAAAGCTGAAGGGTATTCGATATTCACCCAGGGAGATACCTGAGAAGAGTTCCTTGAGATGGTAAAAGATGCGGACAAGTGTCACTTCGATGAGGATGTTCCAAAGTATATTCATGTTCATTTCGTAAAGGATGTGACGATCATGGTATTAAGCTTCCGGGAAGTGTTCCGGCAGATCGTTTGATAAGGCAATCCTGAGCGATGTAGCTGCGTGTCATGGAATCAGCATAGAGGAGATGGTCAAAAGACTGTGAGAGGGAAACATAAGCCATTGAACAACCGCCATCCTCCCTGGATTGGAAAGTTGTTGTAGATTGATTTCAGGCATCTTTATCAGCGATTCTTTTCGATTCATTCACGTACGTTTCTATTATCTTTCGGAATGTTGCGTTGTTTTGCATCAACTCTTCGAACCCTCCGACAGACGAAACTTTTCCGTTTTCAAGGAAGATAATCTTACTCGCAACCCTGATGATGTTCGGTTTGTGCGATATCAGTATGGCTGTTCTTTCTTTCAAAAATTCGATCAATTTCTCCAGCAAGGATTTTTCTGTTATCGCATCCAGATTCGTGAGAGGTTCATCCAGAACAACGACGGGCTTGTCTGCGTAGAAGAGCCTGGCAAGTTGTATCCTCTGTTTTTCTCCTCCTGAGACGAAGCTTCCTCCTTCTCCAAGTTTTCTTCCTTTCAGATGTTCTATTCCAAGTTCTTTTATGATTCTTTCGAGTTTTTTCTCATCGTACTCTCTTCCAAGGACTATGTTGTTTTCCAGTGTATCGTTGAATATACCGACGTTCTGGGAATAAAAAGCAACATGTTCGAAAACAGCCGAGGGCATTACCTGCTTCAAATCGTTTCCAAAGAGTTTCACAACACCTTCGTAGTTCTGTTCCAGGCCAAGCAGTATGTTGAGCAGAGTGGACTTTCCTTCCCCGGAGAGTCCTACTATGGCAGCGATTTCACGGGGTTGAATCGTGAAACTGACCTGCCTTAAAATGGGTTTTCCTGGCTCGAAGCCAAAGGTAACATCCACCAGTTCGTAAACAGGGCTTCCCAGAACGGGTTTTATTTCACGTTTTTTGAAGGTTTCTTCGGCCCGTTTTACTTCATCGAAATAATCAAGTACAGCATCGAGGTTCGCTGACACTCGTGTTATGACACGAGCCAGTTCTCTGAACATGTAGAGTGGTGCCGTTACAAAAGAAAAGTATGTCCACAGTGCCCATATCGTTCCCACGGTCAACTTCCCGTCTATCACAAGGTATGCTCCATAGGTGAGAATGAAGAGCCGTGTGAAATATTCCGGCAGGTTCACCATCAGTTTGTCGAATCTTGAGCGGGGAAGCTCTGCCTTCAAAACGGTGTCCGCCACCTGCTGATACATCGTCTCGCACTCTTTCTGACGTTTCTTTTGAGCTTCTCCGGCAAGTACTTCGTGGATGTTTTCAAACGTCTCGGTGATGAAACCTGTTACACGACGTAGAATTTCATACATCTGTGCGTACGGCCGTTCGGTTACTCTGCCGATGATGTTCAGATAAATACCGACTATCACAGCGTTTGCCACAAACAGGCCAAAAAAGGCTTTGTTCCATACGAAGACGGTTGCCAGTATGAATACACTACGTATTATCACCAGAACGTTCTGAAAAAATCCGTAATCCAGCAGGAAAAATGCGTCGTTGAGTTGATGGTTTATCAGAGTGGCATAGTAGGCAGAGCCCTGTTGTTTTAGCTTTTGCCAGGGAAAGAAAAACGACTGGCTGAAAATGCGACTGGACAGATCTGCTACGGCTCTGTACTTTGCTTTCAGGTAGATCTGGTCTCCAGCGTACGTAAGAACGAAAGACAGTGCATAGAGAAATCCAAGAAGGTAGATCGTGTTTAACCTCAGTTCCAGTCCGGCCAGCCCATCGATGACATCTCTCACAAGAAGAGGGATGAAGAAATCGAACACGACCGAAGACGTTGCAAGAAAGCCACCTATAACTATGAGCACCAGAAAACGCTTTCGAATCAGAGAGTAAAAGCGAAGAATTTTCTGGATACTCCTGAGATTCATGACTTTCCCTCCCTGGTGTTCTGGAAGATTTTTCAGAAAGGCCTTCCCATCACCAATGTTCGCTAATACATATCGATGTTTCCGTACTTTCTTGCTGCAAATTCAATCAACCGCAGTGTGAAATAGGCCAAAACGAGGTATGCAAGACCTACTGATGCTTCCCAGGCACTTGAAATCCAGGCCTTCATTT from Thermotoga sp. Mc24 carries:
- a CDS encoding type II toxin-antitoxin system HicB family antitoxin produces the protein MRKIFTAIIEYDPETKQYVGMVPDVPGVHTVGSSLEEVRRNLKEVLELVLEEAGDEINHQEFVALEMIEVET
- a CDS encoding helix-turn-helix domain-containing protein; its protein translation is MKSHQLLKALFQYGFLFSRPLVTYCFKTCHDAAWKHYIRFLKYRHEKLYEEALSEIDNAIKACNSIAFRYFLLSEKLTVLGYMGKHEEGIKLYSHLRGRTRNVSPKLRSIFIGNLLNYCSMYLHNAFECLGRIKPETHHLEKTSYAFILIGKARYMARTGNVKEAIEVYEKALKILQKIPHPSGTIACLNDMAWYTKEKDPGKAKNMAKEALYWNGYFFDAPRFYALDTLFEIQRATFDPAVVETARLIVIASEGLKDNANDLLKKARRLCLRLNNSLYKNTKSLQRFLKRNTTSIKYLSEMTGIARNRLSDILNGKTQKIRGETLRKIAKALEKSNILSFPAPLLNEWVKLKIEENFSASLREIKTKILEERQILFLATYMALLDRKFLSRKERLKKAYTLLEDIESFADFMAKDHQTMEFVVSMVKAHPFIEGRKEAVKKALERMKRKRLERFALRYIEMKEHDRKLLDRFLRNYGRYNGVRFGVRLKGPDVVREFARRYSLKVQPLFVAFWCEEDGRVRRRLERILRHMVLN
- a CDS encoding ABC transporter ATP-binding protein, yielding MNLRSIQKILRFYSLIRKRFLVLIVIGGFLATSSVVFDFFIPLLVRDVIDGLAGLELRLNTIYLLGFLYALSFVLTYAGDQIYLKAKYRAVADLSSRIFSQSFFFPWQKLKQQGSAYYATLINHQLNDAFFLLDYGFFQNVLVIIRSVFILATVFVWNKAFFGLFVANAVIVGIYLNIIGRVTERPYAQMYEILRRVTGFITETFENIHEVLAGEAQKKRQKECETMYQQVADTVLKAELPRSRFDKLMVNLPEYFTRLFILTYGAYLVIDGKLTVGTIWALWTYFSFVTAPLYMFRELARVITRVSANLDAVLDYFDEVKRAEETFKKREIKPVLGSPVYELVDVTFGFEPGKPILRQVSFTIQPREIAAIVGLSGEGKSTLLNILLGLEQNYEGVVKLFGNDLKQVMPSAVFEHVAFYSQNVGIFNDTLENNIVLGREYDEKKLERIIKELGIEHLKGRKLGEGGSFVSGGEKQRIQLARLFYADKPVVVLDEPLTNLDAITEKSLLEKLIEFLKERTAILISHKPNIIRVASKIIFLENGKVSSVGGFEELMQNNATFRKIIETYVNESKRIADKDA
- a CDS encoding type II toxin-antitoxin system HicA family toxin yields the protein MSYLPIVDPKTMEKVLLKLGFQRVRQKGSHVFYRHSNGRYTTIPFHARDLPKSLIRKIIREAGISVEEFKKVLENL